In Micromonospora sp. WMMD980, the following are encoded in one genomic region:
- a CDS encoding MFS transporter: MTTASPARWPRAFRHVYTANLVDSVGFQVGQLAVPVLAVSVLAATPGQVGLLAVLSTAAFLLIGLPAGVWVDRTPRRTVLVTAGLACAALHASVPLAWWAGGLTLGQLYAVVLLVGVATVFGDVASQSVLPELIGRERLVAANSLLMTTNATVQIGGRGLGGLFVQALGAPLALALNAVTHLLAALVLTRVRRAAVGTGTRPAGGFGRELSEGVRHVLGRGVLRPLAVSLAGINLTVNLMTTMLPVVFLRELGLGAGALGLFLAVGGVGALLGATTARPLAARIGAGRTLWLPGLLVAPAGALVAMIDRGPWLWSAGLGWLALAWRTGIGNVIGVSLRQRVTPDRLLGRMNATFRFLLTGAIAVGAGLAGLLGQYAGPRASLWAGAIGAALTWLPLYRARKRVTGEDDR; this comes from the coding sequence ATGACCACCGCCTCACCCGCCCGCTGGCCCCGCGCGTTCCGCCACGTCTACACGGCCAACCTCGTCGACAGCGTCGGGTTCCAGGTGGGGCAGCTCGCCGTACCGGTGCTGGCCGTGTCGGTGCTGGCGGCCACGCCCGGTCAGGTCGGCCTGCTCGCGGTGCTGAGCACCGCCGCGTTCCTGCTGATCGGCCTGCCCGCCGGGGTGTGGGTGGACCGGACCCCCCGACGCACCGTGCTGGTGACCGCCGGCCTGGCCTGCGCCGCGCTCCACGCCTCGGTCCCGCTCGCCTGGTGGGCGGGCGGGCTGACGCTCGGCCAGCTCTACGCGGTGGTGCTGCTCGTCGGCGTCGCCACCGTCTTCGGCGACGTGGCGTCGCAGAGCGTCCTGCCGGAGCTGATCGGCCGGGAGCGCCTGGTGGCGGCGAACTCGCTGCTGATGACCACCAACGCCACCGTCCAGATCGGCGGCCGAGGGCTCGGCGGCCTGTTCGTGCAGGCGCTCGGCGCGCCCCTCGCGCTGGCCCTGAACGCGGTCACCCACCTGCTCGCCGCGTTGGTCCTGACCCGGGTCCGTCGCGCGGCGGTCGGCACGGGCACGCGGCCAGCCGGCGGCTTCGGTCGGGAGTTGAGCGAGGGGGTGCGGCACGTGCTGGGCCGGGGGGTGCTGCGTCCACTGGCCGTCTCCCTGGCCGGTATCAACCTCACGGTGAACCTGATGACCACCATGCTGCCCGTGGTCTTTCTGCGAGAACTCGGGCTCGGCGCCGGCGCGCTCGGCCTCTTCCTGGCCGTCGGCGGGGTAGGTGCGCTGCTCGGCGCGACGACCGCCCGCCCGCTGGCGGCCCGGATCGGCGCCGGACGCACGCTGTGGCTGCCCGGGCTGCTGGTCGCCCCGGCCGGCGCGCTGGTGGCGATGATCGACCGGGGACCGTGGCTCTGGTCGGCCGGTCTCGGCTGGCTGGCCCTGGCCTGGCGGACCGGCATCGGTAACGTGATCGGGGTGAGCCTGCGGCAGCGGGTGACCCCGGACCGGCTGCTCGGCCGGATGAACGCCACGTTCCGGTTCCTGCTGACCGGTGCCATCGCGGTCGGCGCCGGGCTCGCCGGCCTGCTGGGCCAGTACGCCGGACCACGCGCCTCGCTCTGGGCCGGGGCGATCGGCGCCGCGCTGACCTGGCTGCCGCTCTACCGCGCCCGGAAGCGGGTCACCGGCGAGGACGACCGGTGA
- a CDS encoding DUF5937 family protein: MLRVALGVRDLAGVRFAISPLWEVVASVRALRMPEFFPAHHLWRDQVAPRLAEVDWRLLADLVPEPTVVIPGFVCPAPPAALPALETELAALVATPPAVVRAGLAELPGARSPRLAAFHADPTAGLARLASVIGDYAAVAIAPYWPRMRSLLEREIMVAAGRMATDGLRGLLDGIDRHVSWDDGMLRVDHLTRAGAVDLGGRGLVLVPSVFAGARVWSNLTERPTQPLLRYPASAVGTLWERSATPASVALTRVLGRTRATLLHELAVPASTTELAGRCGLSAGTISHHLTALRDAGLVGTHRAGRYLLYARTGPSEALIHATGSPGSRGS, translated from the coding sequence GTGCTGCGGGTCGCGTTGGGAGTGCGGGATCTCGCCGGGGTGCGCTTCGCGATCTCGCCGCTCTGGGAGGTGGTCGCGAGCGTACGGGCGCTGCGGATGCCCGAGTTCTTCCCGGCCCACCACCTCTGGCGCGACCAGGTCGCGCCGCGACTGGCCGAGGTGGACTGGCGCCTGCTCGCCGACCTGGTGCCGGAGCCGACCGTGGTGATCCCGGGCTTCGTCTGTCCGGCGCCGCCGGCCGCGCTGCCGGCGCTGGAGACGGAACTGGCCGCGCTCGTGGCCACCCCGCCGGCCGTGGTCCGCGCCGGCTTGGCCGAACTGCCGGGAGCCCGCTCGCCCCGGCTGGCCGCCTTTCACGCCGACCCGACGGCCGGGCTGGCCCGCCTGGCGTCGGTGATCGGCGACTACGCGGCGGTGGCGATCGCGCCGTACTGGCCGCGCATGCGGTCCCTGCTGGAGCGGGAGATCATGGTGGCGGCCGGGCGGATGGCGACCGACGGGCTGCGCGGCCTGCTCGACGGGATCGACAGGCACGTGTCCTGGGACGACGGCATGCTGCGCGTCGATCACCTGACCCGCGCCGGCGCGGTCGACCTGGGTGGTCGCGGCCTGGTGCTGGTCCCGTCCGTCTTCGCCGGGGCGCGGGTCTGGTCCAACCTGACCGAGCGGCCGACTCAGCCGCTGCTGCGTTACCCGGCCTCGGCCGTCGGCACGCTCTGGGAGCGCAGTGCCACTCCGGCCAGCGTGGCGCTCACCCGCGTGCTGGGTCGGACCCGCGCCACCCTGCTGCACGAGCTGGCGGTGCCGGCCTCCACCACGGAACTGGCCGGGCGCTGCGGGTTGAGCGCCGGCACGATCTCCCACCATCTCACCGCGCTGCGCGACGCCGGTCTGGTCGGCACCCACCGGGCAGGGCGCTACCTCCTGTACGCGCGGACCGGCCCATCGGAGGCGCTGATCCACGCCACCGGCTCACCAGGCTCACGTGGATCGTGA
- a CDS encoding IS701 family transposase, whose product MAGVCDAFAGRFGRVEPRRAAAAFVTGLLTNIEIKTCWQLAEQAGHGRPDAMQRLLYRAKWDADAVRDDVRQVVVDRLGDPDGVLVVDETGDLKKGVHTVGVQRQYTGTAGRIENAQVGVFLAYASRHGHTLIDRRVYLPKSWTDDRQRCEQAGVPDDVAFATRSELADDMITAAVQALVPARWVAADEAYGNNTRLRGELRKLRLGYVLAVSCDHLVPIDGGKTRCRADRLAADLPATAWTRRSAGDGSKGPRFYDWAWLTDVGADGDSDDDGRHSLLIRRNNTTGELAFYRCWTPGPATLAQLVRVAGVRWVVEESFQAGKGQVGLDQHQVRRWTSWHRFTTLALAALAVLAICAADARTADRHGQPDMIELTVNEIRRLINILLIRPTRSIAYRLRWSTWRRRHQARAKRAHYARRLNLEFPP is encoded by the coding sequence CTGGCCGGGGTGTGCGATGCGTTCGCGGGACGGTTCGGGCGGGTGGAGCCGCGGCGGGCGGCGGCGGCGTTCGTGACAGGGCTGCTCACGAATATCGAAATCAAGACGTGTTGGCAGTTGGCGGAGCAGGCCGGGCATGGCCGGCCGGACGCGATGCAGAGGTTGCTGTATCGGGCGAAGTGGGACGCCGACGCGGTGCGTGACGACGTGCGACAGGTCGTCGTCGACCGGCTTGGCGACCCCGACGGGGTCCTCGTCGTTGACGAGACCGGCGATCTGAAAAAAGGTGTGCACACCGTCGGTGTCCAGCGCCAATACACCGGCACCGCCGGGCGGATCGAGAACGCGCAGGTTGGCGTGTTCCTGGCCTACGCGAGCAGACACGGCCACACCCTGATCGACCGCCGGGTCTACCTACCGAAGTCCTGGACCGACGATCGACAGCGGTGTGAGCAGGCCGGCGTCCCGGACGACGTCGCGTTCGCCACCCGATCCGAGCTGGCCGACGACATGATCACCGCCGCTGTTCAAGCCCTGGTCCCGGCCCGATGGGTCGCCGCGGACGAGGCCTACGGCAACAACACTCGGCTGCGGGGTGAACTGCGCAAACTGCGCCTCGGCTACGTCTTGGCGGTCTCCTGCGATCATCTCGTGCCGATCGACGGCGGGAAGACCCGTTGTCGCGCCGACCGGCTGGCCGCCGACCTGCCTGCCACCGCGTGGACCCGGCGCAGTGCCGGCGACGGGTCGAAAGGGCCACGGTTCTACGACTGGGCATGGCTGACCGACGTCGGCGCCGACGGCGACTCGGACGACGACGGCCGGCACAGTCTGCTGATCCGCCGCAACAACACCACCGGTGAGCTGGCCTTCTACCGTTGCTGGACACCCGGCCCGGCCACCCTCGCCCAGCTCGTGCGGGTAGCGGGAGTTCGTTGGGTCGTGGAGGAATCGTTCCAGGCCGGAAAGGGTCAGGTCGGTCTTGACCAGCACCAAGTCCGCCGCTGGACGTCCTGGCACCGGTTCACCACCCTGGCCCTGGCAGCCCTCGCGGTCCTCGCGATCTGCGCCGCCGACGCCCGAACAGCAGACCGTCACGGTCAACCCGACATGATCGAGCTGACCGTCAACGAGATCCGCCGCCTGATCAACATCCTGCTCATCCGGCCGACCCGCAGCATCGCCTACCGTTTGCGCTGGTCAACATGGCGACGCCGACACCAAGCACGAGCCAAACGAGCCCACTACGCCCGCCGCCTCAACCTCGAATTCCCACCATGA
- a CDS encoding HD domain-containing protein — MTSDALRRALTDPGDPPLLPLPGVAVELLDALAAPPRLGAHLRLVHDVAWHLTAAFTDRFAAVPFDRQAVLFGAAVHDIGKVEHPGELTGPGSAHEEAGFQLLLRFGVPEERARFAATHADWRSPGVQLEDLLVSLADKVWKGRRVTDLEQLVVDRLAGITGQEAWQTFLDLDDVLAELAAGADHRLAFQAEHPVYG, encoded by the coding sequence GTGACCTCCGACGCGCTGCGCCGTGCCCTGACCGACCCGGGCGACCCGCCGCTTCTCCCGCTGCCGGGCGTGGCGGTCGAGTTGCTGGACGCCCTCGCCGCGCCACCCCGGCTCGGCGCGCACCTGCGGCTGGTGCACGACGTGGCCTGGCACCTCACCGCCGCGTTCACCGACCGCTTCGCCGCGGTGCCGTTCGACCGGCAGGCGGTGCTGTTCGGTGCGGCCGTGCACGACATCGGCAAGGTCGAGCACCCGGGCGAGCTGACCGGCCCCGGTTCGGCGCACGAGGAGGCCGGCTTCCAGCTGCTGCTGCGCTTCGGCGTGCCCGAGGAGCGGGCCCGCTTCGCCGCCACCCACGCCGACTGGCGCTCCCCCGGCGTGCAACTGGAGGACCTGCTGGTCAGCCTCGCCGACAAGGTCTGGAAGGGCCGCCGGGTCACCGACCTGGAGCAGCTCGTGGTGGACCGGCTCGCCGGCATCACCGGGCAGGAGGCGTGGCAGACGTTCCTGGACCTCGACGACGTGCTCGCCGAGCTGGCCGCCGGCGCGGACCACCGGCTGGCCTTCCAGGCCGAGCATCCGGTGTACGGCTGA
- a CDS encoding class I SAM-dependent methyltransferase: MSTRLGARGARLGEDAAEGAGDRRGGAMVEPPTGTSAHRAQAHGRHANHHRYHDGAQVDGYVDDPYHRVRRAVAARLVAEGVTGGGPVLELGCGSRGMLDPVALPGPLVLADMAEAALGTARRAAGGRATPVCLDATRGLPFRAGSFAGLLAGELIEHVYDPLALLRECHRVLAPDGLLVLTTPNLAPVQDRLAFLAGRAPRQVDPLHPYLWLHIRPFTASLLRRTLRRAGFTPLAIRSNEVVWRLPGGRWVTSRWLARAAPGLGGSLICAARRRAAPPPARNRA, from the coding sequence ATGTCCACGCGGTTGGGCGCGCGCGGTGCGAGGCTGGGGGAGGACGCCGCCGAGGGGGCCGGCGACCGCCGGGGAGGTGCGATGGTCGAGCCGCCGACCGGGACCTCGGCCCACCGCGCGCAGGCGCACGGCCGGCACGCCAACCATCACCGCTACCACGACGGCGCGCAGGTCGACGGGTACGTCGACGACCCGTACCATCGGGTGCGCCGTGCCGTCGCGGCCCGGCTGGTGGCCGAGGGGGTGACCGGCGGCGGCCCGGTTCTCGAACTGGGGTGTGGGTCACGCGGCATGCTCGACCCGGTCGCGTTGCCCGGGCCGCTGGTGCTGGCCGACATGGCCGAGGCCGCGCTGGGCACCGCTCGGCGGGCCGCCGGCGGTCGGGCGACGCCGGTCTGCCTGGACGCCACCCGGGGGCTGCCGTTCCGGGCGGGCAGCTTCGCCGGCCTGCTCGCCGGTGAGCTGATCGAGCACGTCTACGACCCGCTGGCGCTGCTGCGGGAGTGCCACCGGGTGCTGGCCCCGGACGGCCTGCTGGTGCTCACCACGCCCAACCTCGCGCCGGTGCAGGACCGCCTGGCGTTCCTCGCCGGGCGGGCGCCGCGCCAGGTCGACCCGCTGCACCCCTACCTGTGGCTGCACATCCGTCCGTTCACCGCGTCACTGCTGCGGCGCACCCTGCGCCGGGCGGGGTTCACCCCGCTGGCGATCCGCTCGAACGAGGTCGTCTGGCGACTGCCCGGTGGCCGGTGGGTCACCTCGCGGTGGCTGGCCCGGGCGGCGCCGGGGCTGGGCGGCTCGCTGATCTGCGCCGCCCGGCGGCGCGCCGCGCCGCCACCGGCCCGGAACAGGGCGTGA
- a CDS encoding inositol monophosphatase family protein gives MDVEPNRGGPDLRDAHRFAVQAARAAGRLLRRGLREEVHARAKDDSGDVVTDLDLAAERLIVDRIRARWPEHGVIAEEGGEYAPDTTWAWLVDPLDGTNNVAIGLPAYVVGIALCERGSPVLGVVHDPIAGRTWSAVRGQGAFVHGSDPVGCRLRAAHRPVPAAPVLAWTQGHGVRRDDSTARALKVVLDSTARRVLQLWAPLLAWVMLARGDIDGIVGYRPESVDLPAGMLLAAEAGMAVRALDGGTFDDRYGVPADRRSFVAGPPETIDRLVKLVTAAQWIEPQVRRLTPVSLGSVGW, from the coding sequence ATGGACGTGGAGCCGAACAGAGGCGGGCCCGACCTGCGCGACGCGCACCGGTTCGCGGTGCAGGCGGCCCGGGCGGCCGGCCGGCTGCTACGCCGGGGCCTCCGGGAGGAGGTGCACGCCCGGGCCAAGGACGACTCCGGCGACGTGGTCACCGACCTCGACCTGGCCGCCGAGCGCCTGATCGTCGACCGGATCCGGGCCCGCTGGCCGGAGCACGGCGTGATCGCCGAGGAGGGCGGCGAATACGCCCCGGACACCACCTGGGCGTGGCTCGTGGACCCGCTCGACGGCACCAACAACGTGGCGATCGGCCTGCCCGCTTACGTGGTCGGCATCGCGCTGTGCGAGCGCGGCTCTCCGGTGCTCGGCGTGGTGCACGATCCGATCGCCGGCCGGACCTGGTCCGCGGTGCGCGGCCAGGGGGCCTTCGTGCACGGTTCCGACCCGGTGGGCTGCCGGCTGCGCGCCGCGCACCGGCCGGTGCCGGCCGCGCCGGTGTTGGCCTGGACCCAGGGGCACGGGGTACGCCGCGACGACAGCACCGCCCGGGCGTTGAAGGTCGTCCTCGACTCCACCGCCCGCCGGGTGCTGCAACTGTGGGCGCCGCTGCTGGCCTGGGTGATGTTGGCCCGCGGCGACATCGACGGAATCGTCGGCTACCGCCCCGAGTCGGTCGACCTGCCGGCCGGGATGCTGCTGGCGGCCGAGGCGGGGATGGCCGTGCGCGCGTTGGACGGCGGCACGTTCGACGACCGTTACGGCGTGCCGGCGGACCGGCGCAGCTTCGTTGCCGGCCCGCCGGAGACGATCGACCGGCTGGTCAAGCTGGTCACCGCGGCCCAGTGGATCGAACCGCAGGTGCGCCGACTCACCCCGGTCAGCCTCGGCTCGGTCGGGTGGTGA
- a CDS encoding GNAT family N-acetyltransferase, producing the protein MTVTLHFHADPVEFLGAAGDHLAADPVVNTVVASVAYRMAARRADGIALPADDWWLVVRDDSGAVVGAGMRAAPFPPRPPFLLPMPTEAAVALARTWHGRGERVSAVNGALPAVRACADEVARLRGGRVEVAQHTRLHELDTLVPPAPAPGALRLAGEDEVDLVGTWFGAFMADADEQAGRPRGASAHETPDRDDLLRRIRSGRVWFWTDTAGRPVHLTAANPTAFGVARVGPVYTPPQQRGRGWAGNAVAEVSRLLRAEGARVCLFTNQANPTSNRLYARLGFRPVVDMANLVVVP; encoded by the coding sequence ATGACCGTCACCCTGCACTTCCACGCCGACCCCGTGGAGTTCCTCGGCGCCGCCGGCGACCACCTGGCCGCCGACCCGGTGGTCAACACCGTGGTCGCCTCCGTCGCGTACCGGATGGCCGCCCGCCGGGCCGATGGGATCGCGCTGCCGGCGGACGACTGGTGGCTGGTGGTCCGGGACGACTCCGGCGCGGTGGTCGGCGCGGGAATGCGGGCCGCGCCGTTCCCGCCGCGCCCGCCGTTCCTGCTGCCGATGCCGACGGAGGCGGCGGTCGCGCTGGCCCGCACCTGGCACGGGCGCGGCGAGCGGGTGTCGGCGGTCAACGGCGCGCTGCCCGCGGTCCGCGCCTGCGCCGACGAGGTGGCGCGCCTGCGCGGCGGGCGTGTCGAGGTCGCCCAGCACACCCGGCTGCACGAACTCGACACGCTGGTCCCGCCCGCGCCGGCGCCGGGCGCGCTGAGGCTCGCCGGTGAGGACGAGGTCGACCTGGTCGGCACCTGGTTCGGCGCGTTCATGGCCGACGCCGACGAGCAGGCGGGCCGCCCGCGTGGCGCCAGCGCACACGAGACACCCGACCGGGACGACCTGCTACGACGGATCCGGAGCGGCCGGGTCTGGTTCTGGACCGACACGGCGGGCCGGCCGGTGCACCTCACCGCCGCCAACCCGACGGCGTTCGGCGTCGCCCGGGTGGGACCGGTCTACACGCCGCCGCAGCAGCGCGGCCGGGGGTGGGCCGGCAACGCGGTGGCCGAGGTGAGCAGGCTGCTGCGGGCCGAGGGCGCGCGGGTGTGTCTCTTCACCAACCAGGCGAACCCGACGTCGAACCGGCTCTACGCCCGCCTCGGCTTCCGGCCGGTGGTGGACATGGCCAACCTGGTCGTCGTGCCCTGA
- a CDS encoding methyltransferase domain-containing protein has translation MHADGVRRRLPVERWHGPAEAATAAVVARCDGPTLDLGCGPGRVAAALTRAGVTTVGVDVCARAVALTRARGAVALRADLFAPLPAEGRWRHVVLLDGNIGIGGDPARLLRRCRELLRPDGVVLVELDPPGSGAWQGQAHVVSGRRRGPSFGWARLDTRAVHPAAAAAGLAVRDLRPNGGRWFAELVTA, from the coding sequence GTGCACGCGGACGGGGTCCGCCGGCGGTTGCCGGTGGAGCGGTGGCACGGGCCGGCGGAGGCGGCGACCGCCGCGGTGGTGGCCCGCTGCGACGGCCCGACGCTGGACCTGGGTTGTGGACCGGGCCGGGTCGCGGCGGCACTGACCCGGGCCGGTGTCACCACGGTCGGGGTGGACGTCTGCGCGCGGGCGGTGGCGCTGACCCGGGCCCGGGGCGCGGTGGCGCTGCGGGCCGACCTGTTCGCGCCGCTGCCGGCCGAGGGCCGGTGGCGGCACGTGGTGCTGCTGGACGGCAACATCGGCATCGGCGGCGACCCGGCCCGGCTGCTGCGCCGGTGCCGGGAGCTGCTGCGCCCGGACGGCGTGGTGCTGGTCGAGCTGGACCCGCCCGGCAGCGGCGCCTGGCAGGGCCAGGCGCACGTGGTGTCCGGCCGGCGGCGGGGGCCCAGCTTCGGCTGGGCGCGGCTGGACACCCGGGCGGTGCACCCGGCGGCCGCGGCGGCCGGACTGGCCGTGCGGGACCTGCGCCCGAACGGCGGCCGATGGTTCGCGGAACTGGTGACCGCCTGA
- a CDS encoding DUF2064 domain-containing protein encodes MTVLLVVAKAPVPGTVNPRLCPPATPTQAARIAAAALRDTLDAVAATRGVLPVLALAGSFADAEDGANLAAAVAGWPVFRQRGDGLADRLAHAHADVAETYPGWPVVQIGMDTPQLTPARLADAVRRLSTPGADAVLGPAADGGWWGLGLRDPRWAAALRGVPMSTADTGRLTHAALVGAGLRVGALPTLRDVDEWADALAVARSAPDGRFAGEMAAWRPTLLAGGAR; translated from the coding sequence GTGACCGTCCTGCTGGTGGTGGCGAAGGCCCCGGTGCCGGGGACGGTGAACCCCCGCCTCTGTCCCCCGGCCACTCCGACACAGGCGGCCCGGATCGCCGCCGCGGCGCTGCGTGACACGCTGGACGCGGTCGCCGCCACCCGGGGCGTCCTGCCGGTGCTGGCGTTGGCCGGGAGCTTCGCCGACGCCGAGGACGGCGCGAACCTGGCCGCCGCGGTCGCCGGATGGCCGGTGTTCCGGCAGCGCGGTGACGGCCTGGCCGATCGCCTCGCGCACGCGCACGCCGACGTGGCCGAGACGTACCCGGGGTGGCCGGTGGTGCAGATCGGCATGGACACCCCGCAGCTGACCCCGGCGCGGCTGGCCGACGCCGTACGCCGGTTGTCCACGCCCGGTGCCGACGCGGTCCTCGGCCCGGCCGCGGACGGCGGCTGGTGGGGCCTGGGCCTGCGCGACCCGCGCTGGGCGGCGGCGCTGCGCGGCGTGCCGATGTCCACCGCCGACACCGGCCGGCTCACCCACGCCGCGCTGGTCGGGGCCGGCCTTCGGGTCGGTGCCCTGCCCACGCTGCGCGACGTGGACGAGTGGGCCGACGCGCTGGCGGTGGCCCGCTCCGCGCCCGACGGCCGGTTCGCCGGCGAGATGGCCGCGTGGCGGCCGACGTTGCTGGCGGGCGGTGCCCGGTGA
- a CDS encoding glycosyltransferase family 2 protein codes for MRTQIDVVLPCLDEAAALPGVLTALPPGYRAIVVDNGSRDGSPEVAARHGARVVREARRGYGAAVHTGLEAAGTELVCVLDADGSFDPGELPALVAPVAAGAADLAVGRRRPVSAGAWPWHARAGTALVAALLRQRGVPLRDLSPIRVARRAELLALGVTDRAFGYPLELMIRAAAAGWRIHERDVRYAPRAAGTKSKVSGSVRGTVRATRDFLTVLRSVDGPR; via the coding sequence ATGCGGACACAGATCGACGTGGTGCTGCCGTGCCTGGACGAGGCCGCCGCCCTGCCCGGGGTGTTGACGGCGCTGCCGCCGGGCTACCGGGCCATCGTGGTGGACAACGGCTCCCGGGACGGCTCGCCCGAGGTGGCCGCCCGGCACGGCGCCCGGGTGGTACGCGAAGCCCGCCGCGGTTACGGCGCGGCCGTGCACACCGGCCTGGAGGCCGCCGGGACGGAGCTGGTCTGCGTGCTGGACGCGGACGGCTCGTTCGACCCCGGCGAGTTGCCGGCGCTGGTCGCCCCGGTCGCGGCGGGCGCCGCCGACCTGGCCGTGGGCCGCCGCCGGCCGGTGTCCGCCGGCGCCTGGCCGTGGCACGCGCGGGCCGGCACCGCGCTGGTGGCCGCGTTGCTGCGGCAGCGTGGGGTGCCGCTGCGCGACCTCAGCCCGATCCGGGTCGCCCGGCGCGCGGAGCTGCTCGCGCTCGGCGTCACCGACCGGGCGTTCGGCTATCCGTTGGAGTTGATGATCCGGGCCGCGGCGGCCGGCTGGCGGATCCACGAGCGCGACGTCCGCTACGCCCCGCGCGCCGCCGGCACGAAGTCCAAGGTGTCCGGCTCGGTACGCGGCACGGTCCGGGCCACCCGGGACTTCCTCACGGTGCTGCGCAGCGTGGACGGCCCGCGGTGA
- a CDS encoding NAD-dependent epimerase/dehydratase family protein yields the protein MRVLVTGAAGFIGSQIADLLAAEGHEPVCLDALLPQAHGGTLPEWSRRHDPVVGDVRDGALLERLLSGVDAVCHQAAMVGHGLDPSDAPDYAAHNDLGTATLLAAMHSAGVRRLVLASSMVVYGEGRYTCDRHGVVRPAPRRAVDLAAGRYDPTCPDCGDTLAPALVPEDAPLEPRSTYAASKLAQEHYAAAWARQTGGAVWALRYHNVYGPRMPRDTPYAGVASLFRSALAGGRAPVVLEDGRQRRDFVHVTDVARANLLALTAPPPDGLVPVNVCSGQPHTVGDLATTLAAAMAGPAPVVAGGARAADVRHVVADPTRARELLGYTARVTFAEGVTAFATDPQRSPATRLTPHPA from the coding sequence ATGCGGGTACTGGTCACCGGCGCGGCCGGCTTCATCGGATCGCAGATCGCCGACCTGCTGGCGGCCGAGGGCCACGAGCCGGTCTGCCTGGACGCCCTGCTGCCGCAGGCGCACGGCGGGACGTTGCCGGAGTGGTCCCGGCGGCACGACCCGGTGGTCGGCGACGTGCGCGACGGCGCGCTGCTGGAGCGGCTGCTGTCCGGGGTGGACGCGGTCTGCCACCAGGCGGCCATGGTCGGGCACGGCCTCGATCCGTCCGACGCGCCCGACTACGCGGCGCACAACGACCTCGGCACGGCGACGCTGCTGGCCGCGATGCACTCCGCCGGGGTACGTCGGCTGGTGCTGGCCAGCTCGATGGTGGTGTACGGCGAGGGGCGCTACACCTGCGACCGGCACGGCGTGGTCCGTCCCGCCCCGCGTCGCGCCGTCGACCTGGCCGCCGGCCGGTACGACCCGACCTGCCCCGACTGCGGCGACACGCTCGCCCCGGCGCTGGTGCCCGAGGACGCGCCGCTGGAGCCGCGCAGCACGTACGCGGCGAGCAAGCTCGCCCAGGAGCACTACGCCGCCGCGTGGGCCCGGCAGACCGGCGGCGCGGTGTGGGCGTTGCGCTACCACAACGTCTACGGTCCGCGGATGCCCCGCGACACCCCGTACGCCGGGGTGGCCTCGTTGTTCCGCTCCGCGCTGGCCGGCGGGCGCGCGCCGGTCGTGCTGGAGGACGGCCGGCAACGGCGCGACTTCGTGCACGTCACCGACGTGGCCCGGGCGAACCTGCTGGCGCTGACCGCGCCGCCACCCGACGGTCTGGTGCCGGTGAACGTCTGCTCCGGACAGCCGCACACCGTGGGCGACCTGGCGACGACGCTGGCGGCGGCCATGGCCGGCCCCGCGCCGGTGGTGGCCGGCGGCGCCCGGGCGGCCGACGTCCGGCACGTGGTGGCCGACCCCACCCGGGCCCGGGAGTTGCTCGGCTACACCGCGCGGGTCACCTTCGCCGAAGGCGTCACCGCCTTCGCCACCGACCCCCAACGCTCCCCCGCCACCCGCCTGACGCCCCACCCCGCCTGA